TCTTTTCTTTTGATTGCAAGCTGTACGCAAAAGCAAAAGTATTCGACATTAACAAAGACTGACAAGAATGGGTATACCTATACGGAGGTAACAGACGACCCCACCCATTCACGTATTTATCAACTTGAGAATGGTCTAAAGATCTATCTTTCTGTAGATAAAACGAAACCAAGAATTCAGACCTATATCCCTGTACGTGCAGGTTCATCATACGATCCTAAGGAGACCACTGGTTTGGCTCACTATTTGGAGCATATGATGTTTAAGGGGACCTCTAAGATTGGTACATTAGATTGGGCAAAAGAGAAACCTCTTATTAACAAGATCTCGGACCTATATGAAAAACATAAAAACACGGAAGATCCTAAAGAGAAAGCTGCTATTTATAATCAAATCGATGAAGTATCTCAAGAGGCTGGGAAATATGCTATTGCAAATGAGTACGACAAATTGATGAGTATGATTGGTGCATCAGGAACCAATGCTTACACTTCAACAGACCGTACTGTGTATGTAAACAACATCCCATCAAACGAAATTGAAAGATGGTTACAGATTGAGAGTGAAAGATTCTCTGAATTGACTTTAAGACTATTCCATACTGAGATCGAAGCAGTATACGAAGAGTTTAACATGGGTCAAGACCGTGAGTCGACACAGGTATGGGAAAAACTAGGTAAGATGTTGTACCCAAATCACCCTTATGGTACACAAACTACTATTGGAGAGGCTGCTCACCTTAAGAATCCTTCAATGGTTAATATCAATAAATATCACGACAAATATTATGTACCAAATAATATAGCGATCTGCTTGTCTGGAGATTTAGATATGGAAGCAACTGTGAAATTGGTTGATAAGTATTGGGGAAAAATGAAGAAGAGTCCAATTGAACCAATCCAATATCCTAAAGTACCTGAATTGACAGAGATCAAAAAAGATGAGGTATATGGTCCACAAATGGAGATGTTCTATATGGCATATCGTTTTGGTGGCGAGGCATCAAAAGACTTCCAAATGGTTACGTTGATAGATATGTTGATGAGCAACTCGGTAGCAGGTCTACTTGACTTGGATATCAACCAACAACAAAAAATGCTTCAGTCTGGCTCATTCACAAACTTTATGCAAGAGTTTGGAGAACACTATTTCTATGCTGTTCCTAAACCAGGACAGACTTTGGAAGAGGCTGAGAATTTGATTAATCAAGAGATCGACAAGATTAAAAAAGGGGATTTCGAACCTTGGTTGCTAAAAGCGGTGGTTAATAACATGAAAATTGCAGCGATTGAAGGAAGAGCTAGTGGAGAAACTGCAAATGAATTTGTATCTTCTTTTATCTCTCAGAGACCTTGGAATCAATATGTAGATTTTTGTAATGAAATGAGCAAAATCACTAAAGAGCAAGTAATGCAATTTGCCAAAGAGCACTACAACAACTATGCGATTGTTTATAAACGCAAAGGGGCACTTAAAGGGATTACCAAGGTGGACAAACCAAAGATCACTTCTGTCCCTATCAACCGTACTGCGAAATCTGACTTCGTGAAAGAAATTGCTGCAGAAAAAGTTCCTAGACTTAAACCTGTTTTTATCGATTATAAAACAGCCGTTCACAAAGAGGCTATTAATGATCATGTGTCTTTATATGCAAACAAAAATGAAACAAATGATCTTTTTACTTTGAGCTATCGTTTTGATATTGGCAAATTAGCGGATAAGAAGTTGGATATTGCGGCACAATTAATGGAGTATCTTGGAACAGATAAGATGAGTGCAGAAGCTTTTAAGAAAGCGATATACAAAGAGGGTATTTCTTTTAACTCATGGTGTTCAGGTAAATATCTAAACGTAACAATTAGTGGTCTTAATGAGAATATGGATAAAGGAATCCAATTGATTGAAGATTACCTGAAGAATGTTGCTCCAAATCAAGAGGCTCTTGACAACTTGGTAAATGATATATTGAAGATTCGTGAGGAGAATAAAAATGATAAAAACACAATTTTCAATAGAAACCTACAGCAGTATGCACTTCATGGAAAGCATAATGTAACTACTGATATTCTTACAGAAAAAGAGTTGAAAGAGTTGAAAGCGGAAGATCTTATCGTCTATATCAAAAACCTAACAACTTATCCTCATAAGATCACCTATTATGGTCCTAAAGAGAATGGTGAAGTGGTTAAAATATTGAAGAAAGATCACTTCTGGGCTACCAATTATCTTCCTAAACCAGAGATGAAAGACTATACATATGTTGCAACTAATGAAAACAAAGTGTATTTCGTTCATTACAATATGGTACAGTCATTCATTAAATTGATCAATAATAAGGGCGTTGTTCCTGTAAAAGACTTCCCTAAATTGACGCTTTTTAATGAGTATTATGGTGGTGGTATGGGATCTATCGTATTCCAAGAGATCAGAGAATCTCGTGCATTGGCATACTCCGCATGGTCATATTTTACAAAACCACACGACAAAGGAGATCCTTCACTTCTTTATGCTAGTATCTCGACTCAATCAGATAAGTTCGATGACGCTTTAAATGCAATGGATGAAATCCTAACAGATATGCCACTTTCTAAAGTTTCTTTTGAAACATCTAAAGAAGCTATCATTAAAAAGATTGAATCTCAAAGAATCCTTGGAGAAGATTTGATCTATCAATATCTTAACAATGAGAAAATGGGATATGATCATGATTTAAGAAAAGATGTATATAATTACGTACAGACAGCAACATTAGAAGATATAAATAAATTCTTTAATGACAAAGTAAAATCAGATCACTATACGATTATCGTAGAAGGAGATAGAAACAAACTAACACCAAAACGCCTAGGCAAATATGGTAAAGTAGAACAACTATCCCTGGAAGAGATCTTTAACTACTAAATAGATACTAAAAGGCTGTCTTTACGACAGCCTTTTACAACTTATAACTGAAATACTAATCCTAAACTAAAGTCTCCCTGAACCATGACAGAAGTGGCACTTACTCCAATAGATGAATAAGATCCGCCTCCTCCGAAACCGACCATAAAACCAGCTCCATCAAAATACATCGGCATTAACAATCTCCCTTGGAGTCTTAATCCTACTCTATCATTAAGGTAATACTTCACTCCACCTCCTAAAGCCATAGAGAAAAGGGATGTATCAGAAACTTTATCATCTTTCGAATTTAATAATGTTGCACCGACACTGATCAGTCCAAATGGACGAAGAGCTCCTCTCTTCATATAGTGCAGGTAACCAACTTGAAAATAATCGACACTTAAGTTATAACTACCACTTTTTAAGATACCATAGCTGTTAAAGTCGGCACGTGTATCCATTCTAGAATAAGAAAACTCGGCATCTCCATCAGGGTGTAAATGAACCCCAACGGCACCACCATACATCATATCATCACGGATATTTAGTTGTCCTTGAACAAAGTCGACTTTTCCTCCAAATTGAAATCCTATCATCGGAGTTACTTCAAATCGACTATCGGTAGTAGTTTGTGCTTTTTGTACGTTAGCATAAGTGTTACTTTGGTAAAACCCTTGTGAAAAAGCAACACCTACCCATGTGAACGTTGCTATAATAGTTAATAGATATCTTTTCATAATGCTTGTTGTTTAGATAATGGAACAAAAAAAAGCTTGTAAAGGTTCATCTCCTTTACAAGCTCAGTATTGTATATGATATTGTATATGATATTGTAATCGCTTATCGATACTGCATCAGTGGCATATTCTCATATATCTTCATCTCTACTAATAGATCAATCTGTCGATCAATCTGGAGAAAACGAATAGCATATACAGGCGACATCTTTTTAGAGATAATTTTAAAATATTTCTGCCTTAATGCGGTTGCCTTTTTGCTCAATTTAAATTGTTCTAGTGCAATCTTCTTCGCATCATCCTCTTTAATAATCAAATACTCATCTGCATATTTCTTCAGAATTTTAATTCTTTGATCCATAATAACAGACTTCTCATTTTGGTATTTGTTATAGATAGGCCAAAAGATATCTGCCTCATCAGACACCAAGTTCATATTCTTACGAACAAGATCTTTCTTCTCTGTTTTTAATTCACTTTTAATAATCTCTAATTCTCCTTTGGTAACTTGTGCAGTTACAGAGGAGACTATTAATAGTAGAAAAGAGATCAATAATAATCTAAATTTATTAAGCATAATATTATATTTTTTAATTTCTTTGTAAACAATTCAAAGATAGATAGGGTTCATTTTTATAAAAGTTAAATAAATATTATTAACCATAATATTTTACAACAGTATCAAGAAATAAAAAGAACGAACCTTTTTTATTCATACTTTTTTAAGTATATTTATATTTAACATAGATTATTCTATTTATAAAGATTAGGAACATAGGAAAACCTGAGTATATGAAAAGTTATCAATTTAATCACACTGTGAGAACAAATCTATTTTTGGTCCTTTTGGTATTCTTACTATCTGTTTTCAATAGTCGTACTATCGCACAGAATGTATCCATTAGTGATATTAAGAATGCACCAGCAGATGTAGCAGCAGTGCTAGATGTCTATTCTAAGACGAAAGGAATACTAGTTCCTAGAGTTGAACTTAAAAGTGCAGACGATCCAATTGTAGGGATCAAGCCAAATGGACTTTTAATTTATAATACGGTAGCTTCAGACAAGTATAAAGTCGAAGGCTTCTATTTTTGGAAGGGAAGTGATTGGATGCCTCTTGGGCAAGATATATATGAAGTAGATCCTACAGCAAATTTTATATCTAGTGCCACTAGTGCAAGTAATGCGGATTTTCTTTTGGATCAGGTATGTTTAGATCTACAAAACAGATTGAAGGCAATCTCTACTACAGCCGGTTCTCCTGCAATGATACAAGCCTCTATAGAAGCAACAAGAATAGGAGCTGGTTTAGATGCGACCAATGGACACTATACACAAAATACTTCAGGACACTATATCAATGCTTCTACTTCTATTAATGAGGCAACCAACGAATTAGACAAAAGAATGTATGGTATCGATTCAAGATCGGCTTCCAATGTGATTGCAGTCAACAGTAATATTGCAAAGATCGATGAGATAAACAAAAAACTTACATCCATTACGGGTGGTAGTTCTGGAACACAAGATGAATTAGATCGTTCTCAACGAGCAATAGGCCTTGAGACAACAGGTGCATTTAAGGCTATTAAATACTCTAACTATGTGAGTACGGCAACCACAATACAAGAAGAGGTATACCTTTTGGATAAAGGACTACACTCCACAGATAGCCAGATTGCAAACATGAATGTGATTCTAAATAATGTAAGCAATAGCCATACAGCACTTCAAGATAGAGTAGCACAAAACGAGACAGACATCAGTGGGGTTCAAGATAAATTAAAAAAGACAATTACTGGAGCTGGACTTAGCGACAATGGACAATATGCAAAATCGACTTCATCAAACTATATCAATAGCGCAAGCTCTCTTTTTGATGCTGACAAACTATTAGATGCTAAAGTAAAAGAGAACAAGTCTTCTATAGATCGAAACACGAATAATGTTGTCAATGCTCAGAGTGAACTAGATAGAACTCAAGCTTCAAGTGGATTAAATAGTAATGGAAGTTATACTCCATTGTCATCTGCTCACTTAATCACAAGTGCAACGAGCCTACAAAACGAAAGTGCTATC
The Prolixibacteraceae bacterium DNA segment above includes these coding regions:
- a CDS encoding DUF1566 domain-containing protein translates to MKSYQFNHTVRTNLFLVLLVFLLSVFNSRTIAQNVSISDIKNAPADVAAVLDVYSKTKGILVPRVELKSADDPIVGIKPNGLLIYNTVASDKYKVEGFYFWKGSDWMPLGQDIYEVDPTANFISSATSASNADFLLDQVCLDLQNRLKAISTTAGSPAMIQASIEATRIGAGLDATNGHYTQNTSGHYINASTSINEATNELDKRMYGIDSRSASNVIAVNSNIAKIDEINKKLTSITGGSSGTQDELDRSQRAIGLETTGAFKAIKYSNYVSTATTIQEEVYLLDKGLHSTDSQIANMNVILNNVSNSHTALQDRVAQNETDISGVQDKLKKTITGAGLSDNGQYAKSTSSNYINSASSLFDADKLLDAKVKENKSSIDRNTNNVVNAQSELDRTQASSGLNSNGSYTPLSSAHLITSATSLQNESAILDNEVFNMKIKVAINATDIEKLKTTVGGLEPRVGKNESDIISIQGATNNLIARQDNADTKMAAIITGTGLNTDGTYSPDMTTTTIKTATSLADADKKLDKAINDLNLESKDKFGDEGVVQASKAIVADSKKEVKGYNKIVVGSETATSASAAVEISSTSQGFLLPRQTTDQISNIKSPVEGLVVYNLTQHIPVFYDGSRWRTYKGRPMIPVIGDNLWGGVVFEVNETSHEVLIVANYEDAHNYNAALLKADNYTLGDYTDWKLPTKEELRKLNTNYPAAFNNSGSFWANSEATAPTDPNNAFFYNKTTDTMGDKAKSDVSYTKIIRKTSF
- a CDS encoding insulinase family protein; translation: MKTIHQISLLLLSFLLIASCTQKQKYSTLTKTDKNGYTYTEVTDDPTHSRIYQLENGLKIYLSVDKTKPRIQTYIPVRAGSSYDPKETTGLAHYLEHMMFKGTSKIGTLDWAKEKPLINKISDLYEKHKNTEDPKEKAAIYNQIDEVSQEAGKYAIANEYDKLMSMIGASGTNAYTSTDRTVYVNNIPSNEIERWLQIESERFSELTLRLFHTEIEAVYEEFNMGQDRESTQVWEKLGKMLYPNHPYGTQTTIGEAAHLKNPSMVNINKYHDKYYVPNNIAICLSGDLDMEATVKLVDKYWGKMKKSPIEPIQYPKVPELTEIKKDEVYGPQMEMFYMAYRFGGEASKDFQMVTLIDMLMSNSVAGLLDLDINQQQKMLQSGSFTNFMQEFGEHYFYAVPKPGQTLEEAENLINQEIDKIKKGDFEPWLLKAVVNNMKIAAIEGRASGETANEFVSSFISQRPWNQYVDFCNEMSKITKEQVMQFAKEHYNNYAIVYKRKGALKGITKVDKPKITSVPINRTAKSDFVKEIAAEKVPRLKPVFIDYKTAVHKEAINDHVSLYANKNETNDLFTLSYRFDIGKLADKKLDIAAQLMEYLGTDKMSAEAFKKAIYKEGISFNSWCSGKYLNVTISGLNENMDKGIQLIEDYLKNVAPNQEALDNLVNDILKIREENKNDKNTIFNRNLQQYALHGKHNVTTDILTEKELKELKAEDLIVYIKNLTTYPHKITYYGPKENGEVVKILKKDHFWATNYLPKPEMKDYTYVATNENKVYFVHYNMVQSFIKLINNKGVVPVKDFPKLTLFNEYYGGGMGSIVFQEIRESRALAYSAWSYFTKPHDKGDPSLLYASISTQSDKFDDALNAMDEILTDMPLSKVSFETSKEAIIKKIESQRILGEDLIYQYLNNEKMGYDHDLRKDVYNYVQTATLEDINKFFNDKVKSDHYTIIVEGDRNKLTPKRLGKYGKVEQLSLEEIFNY